One window of Alkaliphilus metalliredigens QYMF genomic DNA carries:
- a CDS encoding SPOR domain-containing protein, with the protein MSNSPLVNHTNISPNSTNPRRDKIRKITIHHVAGNLSVERVGEIFKPSSRRASSNYGVDNRGRVGMYVEEKNRAWTSSSAANDNQAVTIEVANSGGAPNWPVSDVALEKTVELCVDICKRNGIEKLNFTGDERGNLTMHKWFAATNCPGPYLESKFPYIADEVNKRLSGPATKPPNGNVLYRVQTGAFSNRANADALAARVEAAGFDTYMVKVDGLYKVQVGAYSNKSNAESQARKLKSKGFDTFITTQSGEPVSPGSSAATIKKGSRVKVRNGAKTYTGGNLASFVYARVYDVQHISGDRVVISSNGQVTAAMKKNDLILQ; encoded by the coding sequence ATGAGCAACAGCCCATTAGTAAATCACACCAATATTTCACCCAATAGCACAAATCCAAGACGAGACAAAATAAGAAAAATCACCATTCATCATGTGGCTGGTAATTTATCAGTCGAGCGAGTTGGCGAAATATTTAAGCCATCAAGTAGAAGGGCCAGCTCCAACTACGGGGTAGACAATAGAGGTAGAGTCGGAATGTACGTAGAAGAAAAAAATCGTGCATGGACAAGTTCAAGTGCTGCAAATGACAACCAAGCGGTTACTATAGAAGTGGCAAACAGCGGCGGAGCCCCTAATTGGCCTGTATCTGATGTAGCTCTAGAAAAAACAGTAGAGCTATGTGTAGATATCTGTAAGCGTAACGGCATAGAAAAGCTGAACTTTACAGGAGACGAAAGAGGCAACCTAACCATGCATAAATGGTTTGCAGCAACTAATTGTCCTGGGCCATACCTAGAAAGCAAGTTTCCTTATATTGCAGATGAGGTAAACAAAAGGCTGAGCGGACCCGCCACAAAACCACCTAATGGAAATGTACTGTATAGAGTCCAGACAGGTGCTTTTAGCAACAGGGCGAATGCAGACGCTTTAGCTGCAAGGGTAGAAGCTGCAGGTTTTGACACCTATATGGTCAAGGTAGACGGATTGTATAAAGTGCAAGTAGGTGCATACAGCAATAAATCAAATGCAGAATCGCAAGCTAGAAAGCTAAAGTCAAAAGGTTTCGATACTTTCATAACTACCCAATCTGGAGAACCTGTTTCTCCTGGATCCAGTGCAGCAACGATTAAAAAAGGTAGCAGAGTGAAGGTTAGAAATGGAGCTAAAACATATACAGGAGGCAACCTTGCCAGTTTTGTATATGCCAGAGTTTATGACGTGCAGCATATAAGCGGAGACAGGGTGGTTATAAGTTCTAATGGCCAAGTGACTGCAGCGATGAAAAAGAATGATTTAATACTACAGTAA
- a CDS encoding phage holin, LLH family — protein sequence MNIDIAIKIIIPIIGAVVTYILVPWIKEKTTKEQRDNLTFWIEVAVLAVEKYYKGQSQKGDLKKEYVIDFIVNQGFNISEDQLSILIDAVVEEVINKPKELFDQG from the coding sequence ATGAATATTGATATAGCTATTAAAATTATTATTCCTATTATTGGAGCGGTGGTAACGTATATCCTGGTGCCATGGATAAAAGAAAAGACCACCAAGGAGCAAAGAGACAATTTAACCTTCTGGATCGAAGTGGCTGTTTTAGCTGTGGAGAAATATTACAAAGGGCAGTCTCAAAAAGGCGATTTGAAAAAAGAATATGTAATTGATTTCATCGTGAATCAAGGTTTCAATATTTCAGAGGATCAACTAAGCATACTAATCGATGCTGTAGTTGAAGAGGTCATAAATAAACCAAAAGAGTTATTTGACCAGGGTTAA
- the miaB gene encoding tRNA (N6-isopentenyl adenosine(37)-C2)-methylthiotransferase MiaB produces MSKREEVKISEEDLNKQREIINKLREINDAEYERTGKRKKHLTVTYGCQMNEHDSEKLAGILQNIGYIETNDKNEANLIIYNTCCVRENAELKVYGNIGSLKNLKKEKHDLTIAVCGCMMQQPHVVKEIKSKYRHVDLVFGTHNLHKFPELLSTSMESDNMIIDVWDKEGDIVEGLPVTRKYGLKAFINIMFGCNNFCTYCIVPHTRGRERSREVQEIIDEVEELAKNGTKEITLLGQNVNSYGKTLEEETDFGNLLKVLNKIEGIERIRFMTSHPKDLSDSLISAMTVCTKVCAHLHLPFQAGSNDILKAMNRKYTKEAYLELVEKVRSKVPNVALTTDIIVGFPGETEDDFKETLNVVEKARFNSAYTYLYSLRQETPAAKMENHVPDDVKHERFNRLIEAVNRISGEINKAYLNKVVEVLVEGTSKTDDAKLMGRTPQSKLVNFAGNKEDIGQIVRVKITEPKTFSLNGELLK; encoded by the coding sequence ATGAGTAAACGAGAAGAAGTTAAGATTTCAGAAGAAGATCTAAATAAACAACGTGAAATCATAAATAAATTAAGGGAAATAAACGATGCAGAGTACGAGAGGACTGGCAAGAGAAAGAAACATCTCACTGTAACCTACGGCTGCCAAATGAATGAGCATGATTCAGAAAAATTAGCGGGCATTTTGCAAAACATAGGCTATATAGAGACGAATGATAAGAACGAAGCAAACTTAATTATATATAATACATGCTGTGTGCGAGAGAACGCTGAGTTAAAGGTATACGGAAATATCGGTTCATTAAAAAACCTAAAGAAGGAAAAACATGATTTAACCATTGCAGTATGTGGATGCATGATGCAACAGCCCCATGTTGTAAAAGAAATTAAATCAAAATACCGCCATGTAGATCTTGTTTTTGGCACACATAACCTACATAAGTTTCCTGAGTTATTATCAACAAGCATGGAGTCCGATAATATGATCATTGATGTATGGGACAAAGAAGGTGATATTGTAGAAGGTCTGCCTGTTACGCGAAAGTATGGATTAAAAGCCTTTATCAACATTATGTTCGGTTGTAATAACTTTTGTACATACTGTATTGTTCCCCATACACGGGGGCGAGAACGTAGCAGAGAAGTTCAGGAAATTATAGATGAAGTAGAAGAACTGGCAAAAAATGGTACAAAAGAAATTACCCTGTTAGGACAAAATGTGAATTCATATGGTAAGACATTAGAAGAAGAAACTGATTTTGGAAATCTATTAAAAGTACTAAATAAAATAGAGGGGATTGAGAGAATTCGTTTTATGACCTCCCACCCTAAAGATTTATCAGATTCTCTCATTAGTGCGATGACTGTTTGCACTAAAGTATGCGCACACTTACATCTTCCTTTTCAAGCAGGAAGTAATGACATTCTTAAGGCAATGAATCGTAAATATACGAAAGAAGCATACTTAGAGCTTGTTGAAAAAGTAAGGTCTAAGGTCCCAAATGTTGCCCTGACAACGGATATTATTGTCGGTTTCCCTGGAGAAACAGAGGATGATTTTAAAGAAACATTGAATGTCGTTGAAAAAGCAAGATTTAACTCTGCCTATACGTATTTATATTCCCTGAGACAGGAAACTCCAGCAGCAAAGATGGAAAACCATGTCCCAGACGATGTAAAACACGAAAGATTTAATCGCTTAATAGAGGCTGTAAATCGCATTAGTGGTGAAATAAACAAAGCATACTTAAATAAAGTTGTTGAAGTTTTAGTAGAAGGAACAAGTAAAACCGATGACGCCAAATTAATGGGAAGAACCCCACAAAGTAAGTTGGTCAACTTTGCTGGTAATAAAGAAGATATCGGTCAAATTGTTAGGGTGAAAATTACGGAGCCCAAGACCTTTTCCTTAAACGGAGAGTTATTAAAATAG
- a CDS encoding reverse transcriptase/maturase family protein, whose translation MKRYGYLYEQIYDFENLYFAYLEARKDKRFRDEILKFSANLEENLIQIQNELIWKAYKVGRYREFYVHEPKKRLIMALPFKDRVVQWAIYRVLNPLFEKTYTEHSYACRIGRGTHQAAKKLQYWLRQIDRKPQKYYYLKMDISKYFYRVDHSIALKILRKKIKDKDVLWLMEEIIQSEDMAFGLPLGMEPGDCPKYMRLHDKGMPIGNLTSQLLANIYLNELDQFCKHKLQIKYFIRYMDDFIVLHHDKKYLHRLKVEIENFLNSELELHLNRKTCIRPTPVGIEFVGFRIWPTHMKLKKKTAKKMKRRLKYLQKAYGRNDVTFEDVNTCVQSYLGILQHCDSYYLKCSVLKNLTLIRGS comes from the coding sequence ATGAAAAGATATGGCTACTTGTATGAACAAATATACGACTTTGAGAATTTGTATTTTGCTTATTTAGAGGCTAGAAAAGATAAACGGTTTAGGGATGAAATACTTAAATTTAGTGCGAATCTTGAAGAGAATCTAATCCAGATACAAAACGAGCTTATCTGGAAAGCATATAAAGTTGGCAGGTATAGAGAGTTCTATGTTCATGAACCTAAAAAAAGACTTATTATGGCTCTGCCATTTAAGGATAGAGTGGTTCAGTGGGCAATTTATAGGGTTCTCAACCCTTTGTTTGAAAAAACCTATACAGAACATAGCTACGCTTGCAGAATAGGAAGAGGCACTCATCAAGCGGCTAAAAAGTTGCAGTATTGGTTAAGGCAAATAGACAGAAAGCCACAAAAATATTACTACCTAAAGATGGATATATCTAAATATTTTTACAGGGTAGATCATTCTATAGCCTTGAAAATTTTAAGAAAAAAGATAAAAGACAAAGACGTACTTTGGTTGATGGAGGAGATAATTCAAAGCGAAGATATGGCCTTTGGGCTACCGTTAGGTATGGAACCGGGAGATTGTCCTAAATATATGAGGCTCCACGATAAGGGTATGCCTATAGGTAATCTTACAAGTCAACTCCTAGCAAATATATACCTCAACGAATTAGATCAATTTTGTAAACACAAGCTGCAAATAAAGTATTTCATAAGATATATGGATGACTTTATTGTTTTGCATCATGACAAGAAATACTTGCACAGGTTAAAGGTGGAAATAGAGAACTTCCTGAATAGCGAACTAGAACTACACCTAAATAGAAAAACTTGTATAAGACCCACACCTGTAGGTATTGAGTTTGTTGGATTTAGAATATGGCCAACACACATGAAACTTAAGAAAAAAACCGCCAAGAAAATGAAGAGAAGGTTAAAATATCTGCAGAAAGCTTATGGCAGGAACGATGTAACTTTTGAAGATGTAAACACTTGCGTGCAGAGCTATTTAGGCATACTGCAACATTGCGACAGCTACTACTTGAAGTGTTCCGTATTGAAAAACCTTACCCTCATCAGAGGTTCATAA
- a CDS encoding hemolysin XhlA family protein: MDNMVCVEKHRSIEQRLNTQDKRLNNHSERIDKLEQHQSRTETKIENLCEQIKSLVTTIKWAMGLTITTLLGFFVWYIQNM, encoded by the coding sequence ATGGATAACATGGTTTGCGTTGAAAAACACAGGAGTATAGAACAAAGGCTCAATACTCAAGACAAGAGACTTAACAATCATTCCGAGCGAATTGATAAACTCGAACAACATCAGTCTCGCACTGAAACAAAAATAGAAAATCTTTGCGAGCAAATAAAGTCACTTGTAACCACTATAAAGTGGGCTATGGGTCTAACGATTACTACGTTGTTAGGCTTTTTTGTTTGGTATATCCAAAATATGTAA
- a CDS encoding SUMF1/EgtB/PvdO family nonheme iron enzyme, giving the protein MNYDMLKLAVEGLSGGKNTIILDDRGMPSFMVRVPRLRNSDVVAGATQNTHPAWIIDGVEKNNIYISKYQNIVKGDRAYSLPLMDPRHSLNFDQAKQFCENKGMGWHLMTNAERAALALWSKKNGTMPRGNNNYGSDHSAAHERGIASTGLDSSGRIQRVATGSGPASWAHDGTTDGIYDLNGNVWEWFGGYRLVDGEIQIIPYNNAAMHVNQSVNSTLWKAIMPDGSFVDPGTTGTLKLDAATSSPSGIRINTSIQNPTGGSSSANETFETISAASGVDIPEILKTLALFPQDNSDHGQDRVYMRNEGERLPYFGGRWDLTSNAGVFAVSLGNPRSHVSTLIGFRSAYVDL; this is encoded by the coding sequence ATGAATTACGATATGTTGAAATTGGCTGTAGAAGGCTTGAGTGGTGGGAAAAACACTATCATCTTGGACGATAGAGGAATGCCAAGTTTTATGGTAAGAGTGCCTAGATTAAGAAATTCGGATGTTGTCGCAGGAGCTACCCAAAACACTCATCCGGCATGGATTATTGATGGTGTGGAAAAAAATAATATTTATATTTCCAAATATCAAAACATCGTAAAAGGAGATAGAGCGTATAGCCTTCCATTGATGGATCCAAGACATTCATTGAACTTTGACCAGGCAAAACAATTTTGCGAGAACAAAGGTATGGGTTGGCATCTTATGACTAATGCAGAAAGAGCTGCATTAGCTCTATGGTCCAAGAAAAATGGAACAATGCCAAGAGGTAATAATAATTATGGAAGTGATCACTCTGCAGCTCATGAAAGAGGGATAGCATCGACAGGTCTTGACAGCTCTGGAAGAATACAAAGAGTAGCCACTGGATCTGGACCTGCAAGCTGGGCACACGATGGAACTACGGATGGAATTTATGACCTTAACGGAAACGTCTGGGAGTGGTTTGGTGGATACAGGTTAGTTGATGGAGAAATTCAAATTATCCCTTATAACAATGCTGCAATGCACGTAAATCAAAGTGTTAATAGTACTCTTTGGAAAGCTATTATGCCAGATGGTTCATTTGTAGATCCTGGCACTACGGGAACTTTGAAACTTGATGCAGCTACTTCTTCCCCTAGTGGCATTAGAATCAATACAAGCATCCAGAACCCTACCGGAGGTTCTAGTTCTGCAAACGAAACATTTGAGACTATAAGTGCTGCAAGTGGAGTAGACATCCCAGAAATACTAAAAACTTTAGCACTATTCCCTCAAGACAACAGTGATCATGGCCAAGACAGGGTTTACATGAGAAATGAAGGAGAAAGGTTGCCGTATTTCGGTGGCCGCTGGGACCTCACGTCCAATGCTGGGGTGTTCGCTGTGAGCTTGGGCAACCCTCGGTCTCACGTGAGTACGCTCATTGGGTTCCGCTCCGCTTATGTAGATCTGTAA
- the avd gene encoding diversity-generating retroelement protein Avd: MNADFKILQKTYDMILYGNECLRQFPKHEKHVMAADIRKTMSEITHLIIRANKKYHKKTTLQEIDIELEWLRMQIRLAADLKVRYLPLRKYEHWSKMLNEIGRMLGGWMKSAK, encoded by the coding sequence ATGAATGCAGACTTTAAAATATTGCAAAAAACTTATGACATGATTCTCTACGGGAACGAATGCTTGCGACAATTCCCAAAACACGAAAAGCATGTTATGGCTGCAGATATAAGAAAAACAATGAGTGAAATAACCCACCTTATCATTAGAGCTAATAAAAAATATCACAAGAAAACAACGCTGCAAGAAATAGATATCGAATTAGAGTGGCTTAGAATGCAAATAAGACTTGCGGCAGATTTAAAGGTAAGGTACCTGCCTTTAAGAAAGTATGAACACTGGTCCAAGATGTTAAATGAAATAGGAAGAATGCTTGGAGGCTGGATGAAGTCGGCCAAGTAA